In Daphnia magna isolate NIES linkage group LG6, ASM2063170v1.1, whole genome shotgun sequence, the following are encoded in one genomic region:
- the LOC116925166 gene encoding uncharacterized protein LOC116925166 has protein sequence MWKKGSYNVSNKQFDNNQLSVVLSADDQHGQTTISLGKTEPAWTRLKWILRIQEKLTIWLMCALFLIILVLIGVIIWLSVSIHLNNRENMRTISTAMDLLISHKFKQNEKLEHYSADGIERDIGESCGFSCAEILKATFDFHITIEETDSAKSSLPKRQYGTATIQSTSKENFPSLETSQRTKSSSCNYSEIILEMSSINKISENRTAENDSDSIEDSSDEEDKIDSTTSIYTRFYPSWNI, from the exons GGAAAAAAGGAAGCTACAATgtttcaaacaaacaattcgATAACAACCAGCTGAGTGTCGTGCTATCCGCCGATGATCAACACGGACAAACTACCA TTAGTTTGGGAAAAACTGAACCGGCATGGACTCGACTGAAATGGATTTTAAGAATACAAGAGAAATTAACGATATGGCTGATGTGCGCATTATTCCTTATAATTTTAGTTTTGATTGGAGTTATTATTTGGTTAAGCGTATCGATCCACCTAAACAATCGTGAAAATATGCGCACAATTTCGACTGCTATGGACTTGTTAATCAGCCataaattcaaacaaaatgaaaaattagaACACTATTCTGCTGATGGAATAGAAAGGGATATCGGTGAAAGTTGCGGCTTTTCCTGTGCGGAAATATTAAAAGCTACCTTCGATTTTCAC ATAACAATAGAGGAAACAGACTCGGCAAAAAGTTCGCTACCCAAGCGTCAATATGGAACTGCTACAATACAGTCCACGTCAAAAGAAAACTTCCCATCGCTAGAAACAAGTCAGCGCACAAAAAGTTCTAGTTGTAACTATAGCGAAATCATCTTGGAAATGTCTTCGATAAATAAAATCAGCGAAAATCGGACTGCGGAAAATGATTCTGATTCTATAGAAGATTCGTCTGACGAAGAAGATAAA ATAGATTCAACCACATCCATTTACACAAGATTTTACCCGAGTTGGAACATTTGA